The nucleotide sequence TAGTGAATTCTACGACTTCTCCATCTTCTTCCTTATAGCCTACTTGGAGGTTATAAGTTCCTCTCGATAAAATCTCAACTCTTTGTATCGGCCATGGCATTTTAAACTTTAATCCTGGCTCGGTAATCGTTTCATCTACTTTTCCGAATGTAATTAATGCTGCTTGTTCCGATTCGTCGACTATGTACCAACCTGTAGCAAGAAAAAGGGCTAGTATTGCGACACCAACACAAGATCCAAAGCCAACCAGTAATTGCTTTACTGTCATC is from Desertibacillus haloalkaliphilus and encodes:
- a CDS encoding SPFH domain-containing protein, whose amino-acid sequence is MTVKQLLVGFGSCVGVAILALFLATGWYIVDESEQAALITFGKVDETITEPGLKFKMPWPIQRVEILSRGTYNLQVGYKEEDGEVVEFTREAKMITGDENILFADLAVQWRIIDPEQYLYSSVDAREVLYNA